The nucleotide sequence ATTTGATTCGTTGCCAATCGGACCGGTGGCTAGCGCCTTACCGCTGACTTGTGAGCCGCATGGCGCTAGCCGCGGGTTTTGTAGCGCCACGGTTTGACTCGTTGCAAACCCAACCGGCAGCTAGCGCCTTGCCGCTGATTCGTGAGCCGCATGGCGCTAGCCGCGGGTTTTGCAGCGTCATGCCAACCGAACCGATCAACGCTTCGAAACAGCCATCGCTGGCTCTGGAATGATCTCCGGCGGAATGTCCAGCTTCTTGTCGTCCGCCCCAAGGGCAAAGTCACTGATGTGAAACGTGTTCTCCATCGACCAATCACACTCCGCCCGACCGTCCCCCAAAACAATCCTCCCCAGCTTTTGACGAAACCACTCGGCAAGCTCTCGATACTCCGACTGACCGGCGACGTTTCGCCGTTCCAGCGGATCAACTGCCAAGTCGTACAGCATCAGGTCCACTTCCTCCGCCGGTGCATCCAACGCCCAACGCAGATCCTGGCCCAACTGGTTCTTGTTCACCAAGTTGTCGAAGGGACGCGTCCGCATCGAGAAACGAAAACGATCGGTATGCAGATAGGCTCGCGGCCCAACGATCACGTTGATCTCGCCCACCGCATATTGCCGTTCCGGTCGCTTGCCGTCGATCACGTCAAACAAACTGTATCCGTCCAGATAGTCGAAGCGTTCACTGTGAATGTCCAAACCGGCGGACGCCAACAACGTGGGCGCGAAATCGACATATTCCACCAGCTGGTCACAAACCGTCCCTGGAACAACCGCATTCTTATCCGACGACACCAAGATGACCGAGTCGGATACCGATTGTCGCCACGGCGTGAACTTGGCTTCGATCCCTTGTTCCCCCAAGTGCCATCCGTGGTCGCCGATGGTGAACAGAATCCGATAGTCTGCGTCGCGTGATTCACAATACGCTTTGAATTTGTCGACCGCGTCGCCGATCAAAGCATCGCCATAGGCACAAAACGCATAGTAATCTTGAATGGCCGTTTGTTTTTCCTCGGGCGTCAAGTCATCGATCTTCGTCGCCTGATACATCCGCTGCATCTGTGGCGGCAATCGTTCCACGTCAGACTTATCAAACTCCGGAACCTTGTACGAATACTGTGCAAACCGATCGCGGAATGATTTGGGCGGCAACACGGGGGTGTGGGGCAAGTGAAAACTGAGGTGGATGAACACAGGACGTTCTGTATCGACGCCCCGCTGTGATTTTCCCCAGGCGGTCAGATATTCGCTGTCGCGGTTCGTCAGATATCGAGTGTACTCATCGACCACGGCCGCATCGATCGTCTTCCCGGCCGGCTTTGGGTTGACGCCACCGATGATCAAACTCGGATTGGACCGCGTGTAGCTGCGCAGCAGATCGAACTGTTGATCCACTTCGCGCCGGGCCGCCAAGTCCTCGGGCGTTAGGTCTTCACCCACGCGACTGATGAAATATTCCTTGGTCCGGCCATCGGGATACAACACCTTTTCGGCGGTTCCGATCACCTGGGTGCGTCCTTGGCGTTTCCCGAACCGCACGCCGGTGAAGATTTCGCCGATGCCGTTTTTTTGCAGGTCGTGTTTAAAGTCGACTTCGGTGTCAAACAAACCGGCATCGTTGTATCCCTGTCCGGGCCCCCATCGGAAAATGTAGTGACCGGGTTTGCCGAACAACGCGGTTTGATACCCGTGATCGCGAAGGGTTTGCGATACGGTGGGACGCACAAAATCGGGGGCCTGGTGCGTGATTTCAAACGCATAATGGCCATTACGAAACGGGTAACGTCCCGTATGCATCGAACCGCGGGAAGGCGCACAAACGGGCGCGTTGCAAAACACTCGAGTAAACAAGACGCCTTCACCCGCCAATCGGTCGATGTTCGGCGATTCCACATGGCCCAGTGGACTGTCGTCCTGACCATAAACCGCCCGGTTATAAGCTTGGATCGAATCGGACCGATGATCATCGGTCACGATCCAAAGCAGGTTCGGTGCTCGTGTTTGTGCGGACTCGGCACGGACGACCGTATCGCACAAGGAACCAATCGCAGCAAACACGACCAGCCCGCCGGCCATCCAGCACCGCAAGGAAGCGTGAAGTGGATGCCCGGTTCCAAAGCGTTCGCTGCGTTCTGTTTTCATGTCATTTCCGCTGATGTGTTGTGAATCGAACCAGGCTGAACGCCCGAATTCGCATTCTGACGCGCCACGAAATAGCAACCTCCCGATTGTTAACAATCGCAGCCTATCGCGACAGTGCCAAGGGTTTGCTCCATGACACGAACACAAAACGTCGTGACCGCAAAACTACGCCAGTCTTTGCGAGCGGATCGCTTCTTTTCCATACATAACCGGACGAACATGGAAGCAGCAGTGGTTTCGACCGGACAGAACATTTCCAGAATGCGACAGAAAACCGCTACAACGAATCGTCCAAACGCAGCTCATTAAGACAACGTTGGCGAAACTTATCTGATAGGGGTAACACGGATTTGATTCAGCGATCCCAGCGGCGACGACCCAGGTCCCATTCGATTCGGCGGCGGTCTGGATTCTCTGTGTACGAAGGGATGCGAAAGCCCCGGCCGACTGGAATCCATGCCGCCAAGCGTTTGACCAAAGGCGGGTTCACGCAATCGATGTCATGCCTGCCATTGACGATCGAATCCAATCCGCCAACCAATAGCCCAAACTCATCCGGAATCGGGCTCGCTTGGTCAATCGCATCCCAGATCAGGGCAACCTGAGCTATCAAAATCGCCGATAGCAAACCGCCCGTCGGGGCCAGCCTTGCTGTCGGTAATGATGTCGCCTTCACACGCGGCATAGTCCGTCCTTGCAACATCACCAAGCGGATGCGGGTTCACCGGCATGGGTTTCTTTGCACACTTCACCACGGCGGGCCCTGGTCGCGACGGGCATCGCACCAGAGGCAATTCAACCTGAAGAGGCTGTGCGGGTATCAAGCCATCGTCAGTCGGTCGTATTCGATCGAACAAGGCTTGTTGTTCCAAGAACGGAAGGCAGCTGAAGATCCAACCGCCCGGCTGATTTTCGCCGACACCGCGTCCCGCGATACCGACCTAACGATATCCCCAGCCTCCGGTGGGTAAATGCCTGAAAGCGTTGTGATGATGATGAGAAGCTAGAGCCAACTGACGCAAACGATTTTGGCAAGTGTTGATGCGTGCCCGCTCACGTGCCGATTGAATCGCCGGCAAAGAGATGCCCGCCAATAGGGCGATGACAGAGAATACGACCAGTGATTCGATCAGGGTCACGCCCAAAAGCTTCGCGTAAACATCTCATGTCGTTACCCGCGTTTCGCAAATGGTAAAGTATGCCGCGGCCAACAGTACTAGTGTCCCCAACAAGATCAAGACCCGAGCCATGGACCACCCAGATTCCACGACCAATGAAGCGCCACCGCATTCATCAACGATCGTCATCCCCGACGTCAGTTTTGGTTGAAACATTTCGACCGAAGACGTTTCCATCCGCTGGACATTGATGTCCGATAGAACGTCGTGTCCCCAAATCACAGGTGGTCGATCATTCTGCGTCGAGGTCTCGACCAAGCTAAAGACCCACTTGTTGGGAAGGTCCGCTTCCGCATCCGCATACTCACATTCAATGATTCGGTCGGTGCGATTGTTTCCTAAAGTGCGGCGCACCATTCGTCTGCGAAGTCGAGGTTCATCACCGGCCTCAAATTGCAATCGAATGTCGACTGTTCTTGGTCCGCGTCGGGTCTGCCACTGTATTTCGAAAGCCTGTCCACCCTGCAGATCCCCACCGCGTCTTCGCAATCGGATGATGCCGAAGAAGTTCCAAAAATGAGCAGAATTCGATGATCGCCGACGGATCTTCGCCGACGCTGCGATTCGCTATGAACCATAGGATTTCGGATCCCAACGGTTGCGAACGATCCGGGATCCCATCACACAGGATGCGGCAATAGTCAAACTGCGCCCCGCCGCTTTGACTATGTAGCAAATATTGCCGATCCCCATCAAACCATTCCGCATATTTCCGAATGGCATGGTCTTTTCCGGAATGGGCCCCCCCTTCGATTCTGAAACGCCCATGAAGATCGGCGACAATTGAAAACGGAAACCGGGCCTGGACCAGCGTGCTGTTGCTGTCAGAGTCGTCCGGGCCACCGGACAGTGGACTCGGGGGACGCTGTCGCACCACGGCCTGGGCGTCCAGTCGGAAAGCCGAACTTTCAAATCGATCGGCAATGGCCTGGTAGTGCGTCGCAATCTTTTCAATCTGCTCTGCGGTGCTGATGCAGTAGGCCGGTCGCGCCGAGGAAGGCAGAAGCGTTACCAGGCAAACCATCACGCCGAAACAGGATTTCATAAGATTCGAACGCATTGCGTTTCTCCCAGAAGCTGTTTTAGAAGTTCATCACTTTCATCAAAGCGTCAAAGCCTAGGAAAGAATCAGCAAAGAGAACCGTACCGGAAAAGTCCCCTTGGAATGTCCGCTGACCATTTGAACGTCAATCGTACTGGGGTACTCATCGTCGGTAAGCATTGAAAAGTGTGGTTCCGCTTCGATCCATTGAAGCTTTGGCCTTTGATTGCCCGAGTCGATCGTCTGCGACATCGGACGGACGCCGTAGTCGCCCAGCATCGGCGTTCCGATGGTCCAGCGAAAAGATGCGTCATGTACCGTACCCGGCTGAACATCCATAGAATCGCCGGATGTGCTGACGCAGTCACACGCGGTCCTCGGCACGATCTTGGCCTGACGATCTGACGCGTTTTGAATCGCGAACGTCACGTCGACGCGATCGCCGGGACGATGACGTCCCGCGTCAATCACCTGTGTCTTTAGAAAAAGCGAGGTTTGCTGCTTTGATGAAGTGGTGGACGACACTGGGTGCCACCACATCGTCAGCATCAAACCACATGCGACAAACGCCAGAACCGGTCCGACAAATGATCGCGTGACATCGCTCGATCGAAGCCAAGACATGGCCGGCCCCAATTGCCCATTAACGCCCGTCGAAATCTTACAAGTTTTACGGGGAGGGCAATCGCCATTTAGTGAATTTTAGGGAGTCTTCTTTCGCCGAAAGCGTTTGCTTCACGGTCTTGCGCGTATCCGCAAACGAAAAACAGGGGCGTCCGAATGAACTTCGGACGCCCCTGCGTCATGGATCGTTGATGTGATCGAACGCTTTACAGCAGATCCGCCAACGCGGCATCGATCGCGTCGACCGACTCTTCATCGTCATCGTCGGAAGCGACAGCAATCAAGCCCAACACCGAGTCTTCGACGACGTCGTACTGGGCACTGCCGACGACTCGGTCGGTGACCGTTTCGGTGGTCGCGGCGACGACATCGCCGACCGGTGCCGTGACGGACTGGGCCGAATCGACTCGCAGCGGGGCGACCGAAGCGGATGATTCGCCTTCGCCGGCAACGGATCCGCCACCGGTGCGATTCAAGTGGTTGATCACCAACAGAGAATCGAACGCGGTGATGAAGCGGTCGCCACTGACGTCATAGTACGGCGGTGGCACGTCATCAGGTTCGACGGCAATCGGTCCTCCGCCCGCACGTTCCAGTTCGTTAATGATCAACAGAGCATCGATCGCGGTGATAAAACCGTCATCATTGACGTCGTTGAATTCCGTCTGGTTCTGCAACCGACTGGCGATCACCTGAACGGAAACCAACGCGGTGTTGCTGACAAAACCGGCTTCGTCGGACACGGTGTACTGGAAGCTGTCGTTGCCAACGAATCCATCGGCCGGAATGTAGTCCACCGTTCCATCGGTATTGACGGTGACTTGGCCGAACGCCGGTGACGTGACAATCGAAAGACTTTCCGGATCGATCAATCCGTCATTGTCCACATCGTTGTCAACCAAATCGATGTTGATCGTCTCGTTCCAGTAGGTCACCGCACGATCGTTGTTGGCAATCGGCGCGACGTTCAGCCCCAACGTGATCGTCGCCGGCTGGCTTCGCAGCCCCGAATCGTCCGCCACGGTGTACGTGAAGGAATCGGTACCGCTGGTGCCCGCAAACGGCGTGTAGATGATCGTGCCGTTGGGTCGAACTTCCAGACTTCCGAACGACGGCTGGCTGGTGATTTCAATCGACGACGGGTCGATCGCGCCGTCAATGTCAAAGTCATTGACCAATGGCGTGATCACGGTCGGTCCATCTTGATTCAACGACGGGTTGTCGGGGACCAAGACGGGCGCGTCATTGCGACCTTCCACATCAATCGTCACCGTGACCGGTTGGCTGGTCGCACCGGCGCTGTCGATCACTTGATAGGTGAAGGTGTCGAACAACGTTTGGCCTTCGGCCAGTTGTTGCAACAGGCTTGCGTCGGTCGGGTCGTAGGTGATGTCACCGGTGGTGCTGTTGTAAGTCAACCGTGCACCATTGGACGTGAACGACGAAGCCGGCAGAACGACCGTCAAGGTGTCCGTCGGATCGACATCGATGTCGTTTGCCAACAACACGGACGAAGGAATCGTCAAAATCGAATCTTCGTTGTGTTCCAATTCATCGGCGACGGCGATCGGAACATCATTCACCGGAGTGATTGTGATCGTCAGCGTGGTCGAAGCCGCCTCGGCACCATCGGAATCAATCGCTCGCACGGTCAAGTCGACCACACCCGCGGCGTCATCAGCCGGAGTGAATTGCAACGTTCCGTCGGGCGAAATCTGTGGCAACGATGCGAACAGCGACTGCGATTGCGTGGGCGTTTCGACGACGAAGCTGACCGTCTGGCTGCTTTCATCGGCCGGTCCCGGAGAGATATCCGTGGCCCACGGTTCGTTGTAAGCACCGCTGTCTTCATTGACCGTGACGTCAGTTCCCGGCGTGTAGGTCGGCGGGTCGTTGATCGGATTGACCGTGATCGTGAAGGTTCGCACCTCCGATGTATCGATGCCGCCATTGTCGGTGCCGCCATCATCCATCAGCTTGACTTCGAACGTTGCCGTACCGCTTTGATCATCGGCGGGTGTGAAGACCAGTTCGCCGTTGGTGCCATTGACCGTCGCGGTGACCGAACCATCGAACAGGTTCTCGTTGGTCGTGCTGACCTGCGTGATCATGAACGAGACGACTTGTGGATCGACGGTCGCCGTTCCATTGACTTCGTCGCTGGCGCTGGTCGGGCCGGCCTGGACATTGGTTGCCCAGTCGCTGACGGTGACCGTACCGGCGTCTTCATCGACGACAACGTCATCGCCAAGGCTGAATTGTGGCGGGTCGTTGATGGGATTGACCGTCAGCAACACGTTTCCTGCAGCGATCCGCGGATCATCCACCACCGGGCCACCGGCGACGGCCGTTTGGCCGTCATCGGTCACGGTGTAGATAAAGGAATCAGCACCGGTAAAGTTTTCACGCGGGGTGTACCGCAGTGCAACGATTTCATTGCTGCTGTCCAAGACGGGCGTCAGCGTTCCACCGGCAGCGGTCGCGATCGGATACGGACGTGCCAAAGCCAGCGTTTGATTGCCGCCGACTTCCGGTGCGATGTCGGCCGCTTCGTTCGCCGGTCCGACGAAGAATTGGTCCAACATGCCCGTGGTGATGCCGTCGCCACCGACCGGAATTTCGATCGACCCGTCTTCGTCAACCGTGTAGGCCAACGGTTGGTTCGGATCCACCAACATCGGCGGGTCGTTGATCGGCAAGATCTCAATCGTCAACGTCATCGCCGCCGATTGGTTGATGTCACCACGGCTGGGATCGTTGGCACCATCGTCGAACAGGACGACGTCAAATTCAAAGCTGCCGAACACATCGGCGGCCGGCCGGAACACCAGGTCGCCACCGGCGGAAATCATCGGGGCTTCGCTGAAGAAGTCCGCCATGTCCGCGGGGTTGAAGTCTTGCGGCGTCAATTCGAAGAACACGTTCTGGCCGCTGATCGCGTCGATTTCATCAAACGCGGTCACAGGCGATGCCGCGGCGATGCCAGTCGCGAAGTTGTTGAACACGCGGCGGGTGCTGTCTTCTTCGACCTGGACCAAGCCCTGCGGCAGATTGAACTGCGGCGCGTCGTTGACCGGGTTCAAGACCAACAAGACGGTGTTGCTTGCCGTCAATCGGTCCTCCACCAACATTCCCTGATCCAGCGAATAGGTTTCGCCGCCGTTGGGATTGTCGTCGATGACGTCGTAAGTGAACTGGTCGAACTGGACGACATCGGAATTCAAATCAACCGGCGGGACGTAGTTGAAGCCGATGATTTGCCCGCCGTCGGCGACCGGCGTCAACGTGCCGCCGCGGGCGGTCGTCAAATCAATCCGATCCAATTCCAGGATTTGGTTGCCACCGGGCAGATTCGCCAACTCGTTGGGCGGGCCGGCGACAAAGACGTCCATCAGACCGATTCGGGCGTATCCGGCGGCGGAGCCGTCTTGCTGAAGCGGAATGAAGAAACTGTCGGAATTCGGGTCGGCCGAATTGTCTTCGCTCAGGGTGTACGTGATCGAACCATCGACCGCCGACACGCTGTACTGATCGTCCGGACCGGCCATGTCGGACTGGCCGGCGACCGAAGGATCGATCTGCGGCGGGTCGTTGACCGGCTGGACCACCACGGTGACCGTCGTCGTCAGGTCGACAATGCCGTCGCTGATTTGGATCACGTATTCCGCGGTGCCATAGGCGTTGGGTGCCGGGTCGACGATCAAGTCGCCGTCTTGGGTGATCTGCGTCGCCGTCTGCATCAGTCCCGGTGTTTCGGTCACACCGACGATCGACAACGTCAACGTCTGGTTGGCCAATTCGTCTTCCGCAGTGGGCGGACCGGCGGCCGCGTTGGTGATGACACCGGGAATCGTGATCGTGTCGTCGGCGACGTCACGTTCCAGCAATTCCAGCATCGTTTGTGCATCGAACACCGGGTCATCGTTGACCGGTTGCACATCGATCGTCACCGTCGCGGTGGGGGAAGCGGCCAATACTGCATCACCCACCATTTCTTGGGTGCCCAATCGATAGGTGAAGGTGTCCGTGCCGTTGAAGTCCTGGTTCGGCGTGTAGCGGAACGTTCCGGCGAACGGATCGATCATCTCCACCACACCGTTGGCCGGTTGGTCGACGATGAATGCACCGACGGGCAACAGTTGCGTGTCCAGGTTGGTATCGTTGATCAGCAAGCCGGACGCCTGGTCGGTGATTTCCAGCGTGTTGTCTTCATCCAACATGCCCAGATAGGAATCGTCCACGGGCGTCGCCGGCGCGATTGAACGCACGGAGACTTCATAGTCTTCGACTTCGCCACCGACGCTGACACCATCCGGTCCCAGGTTGCCGCTGTCGCTGACACGCAGCCGCATCCACGTTTCACCTTCGATGGCCGTCATCGGGACTTGAACGGTCAGCGAATTGACACCCGTGGTGACCGGTTCGCTGCGGAAGATCTGTTCGCCGTCGTCGTTGAAGTCGCCGTCGGCGTTGAAATCGATCCATCCGTCCAACAAGCCCGTTCCGGTCACCGTGATGGCGATCGGCGTACCGGCCGAATCGGCCTTGTTCAAGAACCCGACAACTTCGTCCGCGGTCAACGTGCCGCTGGACCCCGGCGTCGCAAAGACCGTCAACACGTCGCCGTTCAGCGCGGTGAAGGTTCCCGTCGAAACACCGTCTTCGTCGTCGATGGCAGTCAGACGGAAGATCGCGTCATCGGGATCACCGATGTCGCCAACAACGGATCCGCCAAAGGAATCTAGTTGTCCGCGGATCACCGTGAACGTCTTCGTCGCAATGCTGCTAAGTGATTCACCGTCGGCAAAGACGACCGGCAGGTTATTACCCGTCGGGTTATCGACCACGCGGATGAATTCCAATGTGAACACCGTGCCGTCGATGTTGACGGTCAATGTTTCGCGTCCGGCGGGTGCTTGGACCAATTCCAATTCGGTGGTGCCGTCGCCCAAATCAGCGATCGTGAACAGCGAATCGGACTGTGTCACGGCCATCGGCAAACGATCGTCGTCGGCACCCGGTGACGGTTGGCCGTCGGGTTCGCTGTCGATCAACGATCCCAGGATGACCGAAGTCGTGTTGGTCAAAGCGTGACGTGCACCATTGACGTCCAACATCGTCGGATAGGACAGCCCGCCCGATTGCGGCGCGTCGCCGAAGTCGAACTTGACTTCGGGCATGATGATCGTGAATCGCGTTTCCTGGTTGTCCCGATTCGGGGCCACCGGATTGCCGGCCAGATCCGAAACCGCAGGAACAATCGATGCCACGTCGACCGGTTGGCCGTCGGCACCGATACCAATGATCGACTCGGTTTGGCTGAACAGAATCGTTCCGCCACCGGGCGAGAACGTCTCGCTGTCCAGCGGCGACAAACGCACGGCTTCGACCAGCGTGGCGGCGACCGCCAGCGGGCTGAAATCGGCCGTCGGCAAGAATCGGACCGGGATCGCACCACCGCTGACACCGTCAACCACCAACGTGCTGGTGCCGACGTCGACCGATGCGGACACTTGCGACTGACCGGCCGGCGGGATCGCGGCCTGTTCACCCAGTGCAATCACATTGCCGTTGGCGGTCGGTGAAAGCGTTCCGGTGAACGCGATGCCGATTTCGCTGGCGATGACCGCCGCGATTTCGTTCGCCGTCGCCGCCGCATCGAATGTTACCAAGCGGTTTGCCGATGTGGCGTTCGGGTCGGTGTTCAACTGGAACGTTTCCGACAAGGTTCCGTTGGTCACGGTAAAGGTTTGACCGTTGACCGCCGAACCCGTCGTACCCGAGGGAACGGTGATCATCAGCGATCCCGTGACGCCGGCCATGCCGATCGTCTGAATCGCGATGTTGCCGATCGACAGGCTGTCCTGGGCGGTTCCGCCCAACAGAATCGATCCGTCGCCGATGGCCTGGGCACCGTCCAGCCCCAAAGGCTGGGCGGCAACGACCGCGGCAATCTTGGCCGCCATTTCGTCGGGCGTATCGGTACGTTCCAAGCGGACCGCCACGTTGGTGCCGGCGACCGGATCATCGTCAAAGGTCAGTTCGAAGTTGACCGTGTTGCCGTTGCCGGTGTAGCTGAAGATATCGCCGTCTTCCACCGCTTGGTCGGAACCAAAGATCGTCAGTCCGGCAACCGTTCCGCTGATCGCGTGGTTCGATGTGAAGCCCAACTGGATATCACTTTGGCCGACCGCCACCGGTGCGATGTCCAGCATCGTGATGATCGCGGGATCTGACAGAGCCGCAAGGATCGCGTCACGCACACCGACCACGGTACCGGCGGTGGAGATGTCGATTTCCACGTTGCCGGTCTGTACCGCGCCGGCTTTGTTGAATTCGAATCGCTGGCTTGTGCCATCGGGTGCCGTGATGGTGAAGAAAGCACCGTCTTGGAAATCAGACGGCGCGCCCACCGACACCGATTTCGGCGTCGGGATGTTCAGCACGTACCCAGATTCAAATTCAAAGACCGACTCATTGCCCGATGCATCGGTGATGACCAATTGGTCGCCGTCGGTGATTTCGTTGCCGGCCGGAGCGTCGTAGGCGACCCGTTCGCTATTGTTCAGCGTGATTTCATAAACCGCGTCGGGATTCCACAACCCGGCCAACGGCGTCAGACGAATCGTACGACTGTTGTCGCTGTAGCCGAACGTAAAGTCGACACCCGGGATCAGCCGGCGGCCGTTCTCGGTCAACAACACGCTTTCTTCGGTGATGGTTGCTCCATCGGGACCAGTGCCGTTTTCATCCAGCAACTGCAGCTCAAAGAACTCAACCGTTCCCATCGCCAAGCGAACGAACGATTCGTCCGGGTCACCATCGCCATCGGGGACGATCGAACCGATCGCGTCTTGTGGCGTGGTCAAAACCGCGATGGGTCGCGTCGAATCGGACCGGTCGATTGCACCGCGATCGATGAACACGTTGCCACCGACACCGCCCGGCGACGAGACCGTCGGGTCATCGATCCGAGGCTGGCCATAGGCGTCAAAGCCCGGGGCGATGATGGGCGACGGCGAAATGCCCGACGGTTCCTTGACCGTCAAGAACAAATCGCTGCGGTCGGCCAATTCGGCCACCGAACTGTCGATGATCTGCGATCCCATTGCCGGGATGTAGATCTCACGGGCCGGATCGGCAAAGACCGGCGTGCCCGAGGGGATCACGATCGACTGCGCCGACAGCGGCACCGTCGCGTTGGTCCCGTTGTCTTGGAAAGCGTTCGCACCGATCACCGTCCCAGCGGCTTCGCTGGAAGCGTCGACGTCGATCCCGGTCGCAAAGTTGGTCACGACATTGTTCAGCAAAGTCGGTGCGGCGGAGCTTTCCACGGTGATGCCGCTGCCGCTGCCGTTTCCGACCACCGTGTTGTTGACGATGCGTCCGTAAGAAACCGGTGCAGGGCTTTGGCCCGCGTTTTGGGTTCCACCGGCGAACAAGATGCCGCCGACACCACTGTCGTAAACCACGTTGTTGGTCAACACGGCACCGGGAATTTGCGATTCCGGATTCACGTTACGACGCAGTGCCGCCGATCCAGGTCGCGCCAGATCATCGGCCGCACCGCCGGCAACCTGAGCTTGGCCACGATCGCCCGCGGTCGCACTGATGCCGTAGTTGGCCGAATGGCTGATGAAGTTGCCGCTGATCAGAATTTGGCCCTGATCGCGCTCTCGATTCTCGTCCGTTTGACCGGTCTGGTAGTCGACAATCAAAACGTCGCGATCGGGGATCAGGTCGTTGGTTGCGGCATGCGGGCGAACCGTCAACGCGTATTCGCCACCGACCACGTCGATGGTCGCCACCTGGATGTCGTAGTAGCCATCGGCGGGCGCCGTAAAGGTCAGGAACACGCCCTGCTGTGATTCGCCAGGAGCGAATCCTGAATTGGCAGACGCCAGTAGCGTTTCATCGCCGTCGAAGACGGACAATTCAGCCAAAAAGAACGAATTGTCTTTCGTGTACCCAAAGGTATCCAAATCGATGTCGATCACTTGGTTCATCGACAGATAGATCCGCACACTGTCGGTATCCGATGTTGGCAGCCCGCCAAACGCCGTCCCGTTGATCGCCTCATCGACGCGATCACCGATCTTGCCCGTCGCGACCAAGACATCGGTATCGCCGTTGACATAACCCGAAACGGCCGAACGTGCCAGTGAATCACCCACGTTGACGTAGGTCACCGTTTGCGTGTCGTGGTCGACCATCGGCATCGTGCGTGATGTCGCGCGACCTTGATAGGTTTCCTCGGCCACCAGATCCATGCGGATGAATCGGCCACCGCCCGGGTTGACCTGGATGTCTTCGCCGAACAATTCAACCCGGTTTCCAGTCGTGATGCTTTCACCCGGAACGTTGTTGCTGTCGTCGCTGTCATAGGTCGCCGCGACAATGTCCAAGACCTCTTGCACCTGTGGCGTATTGATCGCATTGCGAATCGCAACGGCAACGTACTGCGGCTCGTCTTCGCTGGCGTCAAACACCACGCGAACATTTCCGTCCGCGATACCAGGCTGCAGAACGTCGTCGAATTCAAAGGTCAGCGAATTCGTGCCGTCGTACAACACGAACGTGTCGCCGTCTTGCAGATACTGTCCCGCTTGGGTGAACAGTGTCACCGCACCTTCGGTCAAACGGTCGTTGGTATCGAAACTGCGTCCGGCTCCAGCGGGCGTGGTCAATCCCAACCCGACAGCAGCGTCGGTGGGCACGCCAAATTC is from Crateriforma conspicua and encodes:
- a CDS encoding sulfatase-like hydrolase/transferase, with the protein product MKTERSERFGTGHPLHASLRCWMAGGLVVFAAIGSLCDTVVRAESAQTRAPNLLWIVTDDHRSDSIQAYNRAVYGQDDSPLGHVESPNIDRLAGEGVLFTRVFCNAPVCAPSRGSMHTGRYPFRNGHYAFEITHQAPDFVRPTVSQTLRDHGYQTALFGKPGHYIFRWGPGQGYNDAGLFDTEVDFKHDLQKNGIGEIFTGVRFGKRQGRTQVIGTAEKVLYPDGRTKEYFISRVGEDLTPEDLAARREVDQQFDLLRSYTRSNPSLIIGGVNPKPAGKTIDAAVVDEYTRYLTNRDSEYLTAWGKSQRGVDTERPVFIHLSFHLPHTPVLPPKSFRDRFAQYSYKVPEFDKSDVERLPPQMQRMYQATKIDDLTPEEKQTAIQDYYAFCAYGDALIGDAVDKFKAYCESRDADYRILFTIGDHGWHLGEQGIEAKFTPWRQSVSDSVILVSSDKNAVVPGTVCDQLVEYVDFAPTLLASAGLDIHSERFDYLDGYSLFDVIDGKRPERQYAVGEINVIVGPRAYLHTDRFRFSMRTRPFDNLVNKNQLGQDLRWALDAPAEEVDLMLYDLAVDPLERRNVAGQSEYRELAEWFRQKLGRIVLGDGRAECDWSMENTFHISDFALGADDKKLDIPPEIIPEPAMAVSKR